The following are from one region of the Melioribacteraceae bacterium 4301-Me genome:
- a CDS encoding outer membrane beta-barrel protein, translated as MTATLSVKKTFLFLFCFFTLTNAQIRIGLSSGINFASYSLSNQGSGTSLENKAGFLIGALAEYLFLEKLSARVMLKYSQLGGKNTINSFGTWGTVHNKIYLNYLEFSSYFVYTLFQKTISTKIIGGASLGYLTNSKFKNEFAEGGLKSITKSFNMTMDIALESEIPILQRTSLLLNGGYSFGLTNVNKEGGEMKTKNLSFGIGFLYSL; from the coding sequence ATGACAGCCACTCTTTCTGTTAAAAAGACTTTTCTCTTTCTATTTTGCTTTTTTACTTTAACTAATGCTCAAATAAGAATCGGTTTAAGCAGTGGGATTAACTTTGCATCGTATTCATTATCTAATCAAGGCTCTGGTACTTCGTTAGAGAATAAAGCTGGATTTTTGATAGGAGCCTTAGCTGAATACCTTTTTTTAGAAAAATTATCAGCTCGTGTGATGCTGAAATATAGTCAGCTGGGAGGAAAGAATACTATTAATTCATTTGGTACATGGGGCACTGTTCATAACAAAATTTATCTGAATTATTTAGAATTTTCGTCTTACTTTGTGTATACTTTATTTCAAAAAACAATCTCTACCAAAATAATCGGTGGGGCGTCTTTAGGATATTTAACGAATTCTAAATTCAAAAATGAATTTGCGGAAGGGGGATTGAAAAGTATTACAAAATCATTCAATATGACTATGGATATAGCTTTAGAAAGCGAAATTCCCATTTTGCAAAGGACTTCATTGCTCCTTAATGGTGGGTACTCCTTTGGGTTAACTAATGTAAACAAAGAAGGAGGTGAAATGAAGACTAAAAATCTATCCTTTGGAATTGGTTTCTTATACAGTTTATAA
- a CDS encoding glycoside hydrolase family 3 N-terminal domain-containing protein: MGKQFSAKKPLSFGGRFLIVGFHEKVLSKETIETIREVQPTGFIFFTRNLKNPSQFRSLVDTLRSILNHEPILTIDQEGGRVSRFKMLGSEPPSVQDLGEKDDTELIRLHGELTGKLLRLFGLNLDLVPVLDLKTNEEEHNSLKGRTFAVDPLKVSLYAQEFIDGLKSQGILTCGKHFPGYSFAKCDPHLELPLILRTKKEMESHEWVPFKRLQDKCDSFMLAHVRNPNLDPENHPASLSMAVVSNILRKEWKFDKLLISDDIDMGAIIDNYSFKDSLELPLKAGSDLILLCHRFDKLKEAASILSELPESVTEAPSVRIENFRKLLAPPLSFSLEEFQNIDQQIYSLREKVLGKEKAKMRSPEDGKRSPVETF, from the coding sequence GTGGGAAAACAATTTTCTGCAAAAAAGCCGCTTTCTTTCGGCGGAAGATTTCTTATAGTTGGATTCCACGAAAAAGTTCTTTCTAAGGAAACTATTGAAACCATTCGTGAGGTGCAGCCTACAGGGTTTATTTTTTTTACAAGAAATTTGAAAAATCCTTCCCAGTTCAGAAGTCTTGTTGATACTTTACGTTCCATTCTTAATCATGAACCCATCTTAACTATTGATCAAGAAGGCGGTAGGGTGTCAAGATTTAAAATGCTTGGTAGTGAACCGCCTTCTGTACAAGACCTTGGAGAAAAAGATGATACGGAATTGATTCGTCTGCATGGGGAACTTACTGGAAAGCTACTGAGACTTTTTGGACTTAATCTTGATCTTGTTCCTGTATTAGATTTAAAAACTAACGAAGAAGAGCATAACTCCTTAAAAGGAAGAACTTTCGCTGTCGACCCATTAAAAGTCTCACTTTATGCACAAGAGTTTATTGATGGGCTAAAATCTCAGGGTATTCTTACTTGTGGGAAGCATTTCCCCGGATATAGCTTTGCCAAGTGTGACCCTCATCTAGAACTTCCTCTTATTTTAAGAACCAAGAAAGAAATGGAATCTCATGAGTGGGTTCCTTTTAAAAGATTACAAGATAAATGCGATAGTTTTATGCTTGCTCATGTTCGTAACCCAAACTTAGATCCAGAAAATCATCCCGCTTCTTTATCAATGGCTGTTGTTAGTAATATTTTAAGGAAAGAATGGAAATTTGATAAGCTTCTTATTTCAGATGATATCGATATGGGAGCTATAATCGACAATTATTCATTTAAGGACTCATTAGAATTGCCGTTGAAAGCTGGAAGTGATTTAATTTTACTTTGTCACAGGTTTGATAAACTCAAAGAGGCAGCATCTATTTTGTCAGAGCTTCCTGAAAGCGTAACCGAAGCTCCTTCTGTTCGTATTGAAAACTTCCGTAAATTGTTGGCACCTCCACTTTCTTTCTCTTTGGAAGAATTTCAAAATATAGACCAACAGATTTATTCCCTTAGAGAAAAAGTTTTGGGAAAAGAAAAAGCAAAAATGCGTTCTCCAGAAGATGGAAAACGTTCACCGGTTGAAACATTTTAA
- a CDS encoding T9SS type A sorting domain-containing protein encodes MKKSICFVLIFTVSYSPKIFGQGIYFSEPTSSSVYHLPYGGSVGISYNFYHDNSIVVYSYYAKLTYPDGSQSAWQYGETGGWWVTVAGTFQIQGKAYVQSLFGGESYWAYRDPFSFSVIADPPPPPSVYITGPSTAPCDVGTWTANVSGGYSPYTFEWFYKWDCGNSSALTSEGKDLIQPDAACDSWMPINGANSSTLNYYLCGGDSYLRVDVRDATMQFVSAQYFVAGSSGIEPKLAKNLLEEEYVKSVPKAFELLQNYPNPFNPSTTIRFAIPEAGQYTLKIYNIIGQEIATLVKGQLMPGIHKVTFDAGNFASGIYIYKLSGQNVNITRKMILMK; translated from the coding sequence ATGAAAAAATCTATTTGCTTTGTATTAATTTTCACTGTATCCTATAGTCCTAAAATTTTCGGTCAAGGAATTTATTTTAGTGAACCTACAAGCAGCTCAGTATATCATTTACCTTATGGTGGTAGTGTAGGAATTTCCTATAATTTTTATCATGATAATTCTATAGTTGTATATTCCTATTATGCTAAATTAACTTATCCAGATGGTTCACAGAGTGCATGGCAGTATGGTGAAACAGGTGGTTGGTGGGTAACTGTAGCTGGCACATTTCAAATTCAAGGTAAAGCATATGTACAAAGTCTTTTTGGAGGGGAATCTTATTGGGCATATCGAGACCCATTTTCTTTTAGTGTTATTGCTGATCCGCCTCCGCCTCCATCTGTTTACATAACCGGCCCATCCACAGCACCATGTGATGTTGGGACATGGACAGCAAATGTTTCTGGTGGCTATTCTCCATACACCTTTGAATGGTTTTATAAGTGGGATTGTGGCAACAGCTCTGCTTTAACATCTGAAGGGAAAGATTTAATCCAACCAGATGCAGCATGTGATAGCTGGATGCCAATTAATGGTGCTAACAGCTCTACTCTTAATTATTATCTGTGCGGTGGTGATAGTTATTTGCGTGTTGATGTTAGGGATGCAACAATGCAATTTGTTTCGGCGCAATATTTTGTTGCAGGCTCCAGCGGAATTGAACCTAAATTAGCAAAGAATCTATTAGAAGAAGAGTATGTTAAATCTGTTCCTAAAGCTTTTGAACTTCTTCAGAATTACCCAAATCCATTTAATCCATCAACAACAATTAGATTTGCAATACCTGAGGCTGGTCAATACACATTGAAGATTTATAATATTATTGGTCAAGAAATAGCAACTTTAGTAAAGGGACAATTAATGCCTGGAATTCACAAAGTAACTTTTGATGCAGGTAACTTTGCTTCAGGAATTTACATCTACAAGCTGAGCGGACAAAATGTAAACATAACCAGAAAGATGATATTGATGAAGTAG
- a CDS encoding C39 family peptidase, with translation MKIHHFVLKFLLIIVSCTTIISGQTYPDQHFFYEKEKLVQQIESLNGTTISGDGKKIILSEEATTGTVIFKPDSSQFPFNRGLPSWNGHAPNDSSSFKVMMRFYKNGWSSWLTVGFWKANIWSSYGPTSYNGNEINVEIDYVILKSYYTKWQFKVEMKRTSISQPSPELYKLSFFVSDQKTTDNVNITSIINDKPEAIFIDTKHIYQYSVDPEIGGEICSPTSVAMVLRSYNIDVDPLQFARDTKCPYWGIFGIWPRVVQNAAEYGLNGAVTRYRSWSQAREVLASGGRVVMSVGSPLYPNGHLIMLAGFDTNGNPISHDPAKSNGYKYVHNKTDLSKSWFNKGGIAYTFFLENITDVNSVETIASPQPEEFKLLQNYPNPFNAVTIIGYQLKANSHVTLKVYDILGRELATLVNEDKPAGKYEVSFDASKLAAGVYIYCIYVQSIDSKTTGVMNKKMIYLK, from the coding sequence ATGAAAATTCATCATTTCGTGTTAAAGTTTCTGCTTATTATAGTTTCATGCACAACGATAATCTCTGGTCAAACTTATCCCGATCAACATTTTTTTTATGAAAAAGAAAAACTTGTTCAACAGATAGAAAGCTTAAACGGCACAACAATCAGTGGTGATGGAAAAAAAATTATACTTTCAGAAGAAGCTACAACTGGTACTGTAATTTTTAAGCCTGATTCATCACAGTTTCCATTCAATCGCGGTCTGCCTTCATGGAATGGTCATGCACCTAATGACAGCAGCAGTTTTAAAGTAATGATGAGGTTCTATAAAAATGGATGGTCATCATGGCTTACTGTTGGATTTTGGAAAGCAAATATTTGGTCTTCTTATGGACCAACTTCATACAATGGGAATGAGATAAATGTTGAAATTGATTACGTTATACTTAAATCTTATTATACTAAATGGCAGTTCAAAGTAGAAATGAAAAGAACAAGCATCAGTCAGCCATCACCAGAACTTTACAAGTTAAGCTTTTTTGTAAGTGACCAAAAAACAACGGATAACGTTAATATTACATCTATTATTAATGATAAACCTGAAGCTATCTTTATTGATACCAAGCATATTTATCAATATAGCGTTGATCCAGAAATCGGAGGGGAGATTTGTTCGCCTACTTCAGTTGCAATGGTTTTGCGCAGTTATAATATCGATGTAGACCCTCTACAATTTGCAAGAGACACTAAGTGTCCGTACTGGGGAATTTTTGGAATATGGCCGCGCGTAGTCCAAAACGCTGCAGAATATGGACTTAACGGCGCTGTTACTCGATATCGTTCGTGGAGCCAAGCGCGAGAGGTACTAGCTTCCGGAGGCAGAGTGGTTATGTCTGTCGGTTCCCCACTATATCCAAATGGTCATCTTATAATGCTTGCAGGCTTCGATACAAACGGCAATCCAATCTCACATGACCCAGCTAAATCGAACGGCTACAAGTATGTCCACAACAAAACTGATTTATCCAAATCTTGGTTTAATAAAGGAGGCATTGCTTATACTTTCTTTTTAGAAAATATAACTGATGTAAACTCTGTTGAAACAATTGCATCCCCTCAGCCAGAGGAATTTAAACTCTTGCAAAATTACCCCAATCCTTTTAATGCTGTGACAATTATTGGTTATCAGCTAAAAGCTAATAGTCATGTTACATTAAAAGTATACGACATTCTCGGTCGAGAATTAGCTACACTTGTAAATGAGGATAAACCAGCCGGTAAATATGAAGTGTCGTTTGATGCATCAAAACTTGCAGCTGGGGTTTATATTTATTGCATTTATGTTCAATCAATAGATTCGAAAACTACGGGCGTCATGAATAAGAAAATGATCTATTTGAAATAA
- a CDS encoding M48 family metallopeptidase, giving the protein MVWHFKTILTLILVALLFYSCSSVPITGRKQLDIIPDNEMLSMSFQQYNQFLKSNKESTNQKETELVKKVGRRIADAVEKYFAQNNLSNRLSGYKWEFHLIESKEANAWCMPGGKVVVYTGILPITKNEAGLAVVLGHEIAHAVAKHGNERMSQALLSQLGGLALSKAIEKKPAETQKIFMAAYGMGSQIGVLLPFSRVQESEADHLGLIFMAIAGYNPNEALDFWLRMEVAMKGKEPPEFLSDHPSNSTRIEDIKKELSEAIKYYKTKQ; this is encoded by the coding sequence ATGGTCTGGCATTTTAAGACAATTCTTACTTTAATTTTAGTCGCACTTTTGTTTTACTCGTGCAGTTCAGTTCCAATTACAGGCAGAAAACAATTAGATATAATTCCTGATAATGAAATGCTTTCAATGAGTTTTCAACAGTACAATCAATTTCTTAAATCAAATAAAGAGAGCACCAACCAGAAAGAAACAGAACTAGTTAAAAAAGTCGGCAGAAGAATTGCTGATGCAGTAGAAAAATATTTTGCTCAAAATAACCTTTCAAATCGATTAAGCGGATATAAGTGGGAATTTCATTTAATTGAAAGCAAGGAGGCAAACGCATGGTGTATGCCTGGCGGAAAAGTTGTAGTATATACTGGAATTCTACCAATAACAAAGAACGAAGCTGGTTTAGCAGTCGTTCTTGGTCACGAAATTGCACACGCAGTTGCCAAACACGGAAACGAAAGAATGAGTCAGGCATTACTTAGTCAGTTGGGTGGATTAGCACTTTCTAAAGCAATTGAAAAAAAGCCAGCTGAAACCCAAAAAATATTTATGGCTGCTTACGGAATGGGTTCACAGATAGGCGTTCTTCTTCCGTTTAGTCGAGTCCAAGAAAGTGAGGCTGACCATTTAGGATTAATATTTATGGCAATCGCAGGCTATAATCCAAATGAAGCTCTCGATTTTTGGCTTAGAATGGAAGTAGCAATGAAAGGGAAAGAACCGCCAGAGTTTTTAAGCGACCATCCATCAAATTCCACCAGAATTGAAGATATTAAGAAGGAACTGTCCGAAGCAATTAAGTACTATAAAACAAAGCAATGA
- a CDS encoding cytochrome c3 family protein, with amino-acid sequence MKLKLPYSSQNWVSLIGATIALITLFMIIFLFVITAFSAQGRSYLGLVTYIILPVFLIIGLLLIPIGMYLKIRRDKKKNIIPSKGWPQINLNDIRHRNAFFIFTIGTTIFLFLSAVGSYEAFNFTESVTFCGTICHTVMKPEYIAYQNSPHARVACVECHVGSGASWYVRSKLSGLYQVYAVTLGEYPKPIPTPITNLRPARETCEECHWPQKFYSRSLRTEKHYLADETNSEWDIILTMKIGSSLSALGLQEGIHWHINPDVKIEYKASDERRQVIPWVRYTNLKTGEVTIFEDEDNKLEKSKLDSLQTRVMDCMDCHNRPSHDYKPPAFFINNAITAGNVPKELPQIKAQAMEILGKQFTTTDSAMQYISNSINQFYKENYPEIYSTKKYLVDKAINGIQDEFKKNIFPEMKVKWDAYPNNIGHIEFMGCFRCHNGTHSSQNGKLISKDCRLCHDITAQGPPDKLETAPINGSLEFKHPTDIDQAWKEMACVECHTGLNP; translated from the coding sequence ATGAAACTCAAACTTCCTTATTCATCACAAAACTGGGTCTCACTAATTGGTGCTACAATAGCATTAATTACTCTTTTCATGATAATCTTTTTGTTTGTTATAACCGCTTTCTCTGCACAAGGCAGATCCTATTTGGGATTGGTAACTTATATCATTCTTCCGGTTTTTTTGATAATTGGGTTACTTTTAATACCCATTGGCATGTATTTAAAGATAAGGAGAGATAAAAAGAAAAACATAATACCATCCAAAGGTTGGCCGCAAATAAATTTAAACGACATAAGGCATAGGAATGCATTTTTTATATTTACGATTGGAACAACAATTTTCCTTTTTTTATCTGCTGTTGGCAGTTATGAAGCATTTAATTTTACTGAATCAGTAACTTTTTGCGGAACTATATGTCACACTGTAATGAAACCAGAGTATATAGCATATCAAAATTCTCCGCACGCAAGAGTAGCTTGTGTTGAATGCCATGTTGGTTCTGGCGCAAGCTGGTATGTCAGGTCTAAACTTTCAGGTTTGTATCAGGTTTATGCAGTTACCTTAGGAGAGTATCCAAAGCCAATTCCAACTCCAATTACTAATTTGCGTCCTGCTAGAGAAACTTGCGAAGAATGCCACTGGCCGCAAAAATTTTATTCGCGCAGCTTAAGAACGGAAAAACATTACTTAGCCGATGAAACAAATTCTGAGTGGGATATAATTTTAACAATGAAAATTGGTTCAAGTTTAAGTGCACTTGGCCTGCAAGAAGGTATTCATTGGCATATTAATCCAGACGTTAAGATTGAATATAAAGCTTCTGATGAAAGAAGACAGGTTATACCATGGGTACGTTATACAAATTTAAAGACTGGTGAAGTGACCATCTTTGAGGATGAGGATAATAAGTTGGAAAAATCTAAATTAGACAGTCTTCAAACACGAGTAATGGATTGCATGGATTGTCATAATAGGCCTTCACATGATTATAAACCGCCAGCATTTTTTATAAATAACGCAATTACAGCAGGCAATGTCCCAAAAGAACTTCCTCAAATTAAAGCCCAGGCAATGGAAATTTTAGGTAAGCAGTTTACAACTACTGATTCTGCAATGCAGTATATAAGTAATTCTATAAATCAATTTTACAAGGAAAATTACCCTGAAATTTATTCTACTAAAAAGTATTTAGTGGACAAAGCTATTAATGGTATTCAAGATGAATTTAAGAAAAATATTTTCCCTGAGATGAAAGTAAAATGGGATGCTTACCCAAACAATATTGGTCACATCGAATTTATGGGTTGCTTCAGATGCCACAATGGAACCCATAGTTCGCAAAATGGTAAGTTAATATCTAAGGATTGTAGACTTTGCCATGATATTACTGCCCAAGGTCCGCCCGACAAATTAGAAACTGCACCTATAAATGGCTCTT